Proteins encoded together in one Mastacembelus armatus chromosome 15, fMasArm1.2, whole genome shotgun sequence window:
- the lbx1a gene encoding transcription factor LBX1a, which translates to MTSKDDSKCPLVLEERRCGSLYHVPLPANSNKPLTPFSIVDILSKPSVKRSNSLSGKAHLLAPEEKLSSASHSLSDRALLSQTSPLCALEELASKTFKGLEVNVLQAAEGRDGLTLFGQRNTPKKRRKSRTAFTNNQIYELEKRFLYQKYLSPADRDQIAQQLGLTNAQVITWFQNRRAKLKRDLEEMKADVESAKAAGAVAFEKLSRLAELEKCAAGDMETTTTASLDFSRPHTLPLSPGSSRYTDRLKSKFCSEDEDEEIDVDD; encoded by the exons ATGACCTCTAAGGACGACTCGAAATGCCCATTGGTGCTGGAGGAACGCAGGTGCGGTTCACTGTATCACGTGCCGCTACCGGCTAACTCCAACAAGCCCCTGACCCCTTTCAGCATTGTGGACATCCTCAGCAAGCCGTCTGTGAAAAGAAGCAACTCCCTGAGCGGAAAGGCGCACCTTCTCGCTCCAGAAGAGAAGCTGTCCTCGGCCAGTCACAGCCTGTCCGACCGGGCGCTGCTCAGTCAAACCTCCCCACTTTGCGCGCTGGAGGAGCTGGCCAGCAAAACCTTCAAAGGCCTGGAGGTCAACGTCCTGCAGGCTGCCGAGG GCCGAGATGGTTTGACGCTTTTCGGACAGAGGAACACACCTAAAAAACGGCGGAAGTCTCGGACGGCGTTTACCAACAACCAAATATATGAGCTGGAGAAGCGCTTTCTGTACCAGAAGTACCTGAGCCCGGCAGACCGGGATCAGATCGCCCAGCAGCTCGGTCTGACCAATGCGCAGGTCATCACTTGGTTCCAGAACCGAAGGGCAAAGCTCAAGAGAGACCTGGAGGAGATGAAAGCGGACGTGGAGTCCGCCAAGGCCGCGGGCGCCGTGGCCTTTGAGAAGCTCTCCAGGCTGGCCGAACTGGAGAAATGCGCAGCGGGAGATATGGAGACGACCACCACCGCCAGCCTCGATTTCAGTCGGCCACACACGTTACCCCTATCACCCGGGTCGTCGCGGTACACTGACCGGCTGAAAAGCAAGTTTTGCTCggaagatgaagatgaggagaTTGACGTGGATGACTGA